Part of the Aquabacterium sp. OR-4 genome, ACCGCGGGCATCAGATCCACGGTGGACGAATACCAGAACGAGACCTGCTCGACGAAGGCGCGGCCGCTGGTGGCGCTGAGGGTGGTCGAGGCTTCGGAGAAGGTGTCGACCACCATCACGCCGGCCATGCTGGGCGCGTTGGTGTAGTAGGTGCCGGCGGCGTCGTTGGAGATCACCAGGGCCGAGTCGGAGAACAGCACGCCCTCGGCTTCGTAGGCATGGCCCACGGCCACGCCGTAGCCCTGCAGCGCGGGCTCATCGAAGCTCAGCGTGGTGGTCACCGATTGAACGGCGAAGGCAGGCGCGGCGGCAGCCAGCGCGGCGGCGGCAATCAGCGAACGGGCAAAGGCCATGGGGTACTCCGGGGTGCGGGTGGGCGCCTTGCACGCAGCGGTGCGGGCGCAAACAGGGGTTGAGCCGCAGTCTAGGCAGCCGCCCGCCACCGCTCTATCTCCGTTCCGTGACAGTTCGGCACCCTTTGCGCTGCCGAGCCCCCGCACTTGCGTGGGCCGTGTTTCATCGTTCTGTCACGCAGCCGCCCGGGCCGCGATGGGTCAGGCGCCTGCGGCGGCGCGATTCATCGTTCTGCCATGTCGGGCCGGCAGCATGTGTGCATGTTGATCCGCCGCCGCATGCTCTTGCAGCGCAGCGCGCTGGGCCTGGGGGCCGCGCTGCTGCCGCCCTTGGCACGCGCCTGCGAGTTCCAGGCCGAGACGCTGCGCGTGACGCACCCGTACTGCCACGCCACCGAGCCCGGCAGCACCGAGGCCGTGGTGTGCATGAAGTTCGACGAGGTGATCCGCAGCGACCGCCTGGTGGGCGCGAGCACGCCGGTGGCCCGCGGTGCCGATGTGGCCGGCGCGCTGGCACGGCCGACCGTTGACTTCGAGATCCCCGAGGGCCAGGAGACCTGGCTGCACGAGCGCGGCACCTGGCTGCGCCTGACCGGCCTGCGCGGCCCGCTGGGAGTGGGCCGCACCTATCCGCTGACGCTCGAGTTCGAGCATGGCGGCACCCTGCTCGCGCAGCTCACGGTGGATTTTCCGGTGCTGCGGTTTCGCTGAGCCGCCGCCCCAACCACCGCCCCAACCGCCACGCCACGCCACGCCACGCCAGACAGCAACGCTGTGTCGAATCGTCACGACACGGACACCACCGCTTTCTAGCATCGCCTCGATTCTTCACGGCCAGCCGGGCCCAGCCGTCGGCGGCGCCGTCTCGCCGGCCACATCGGCCGCCGCCGACCCGCATTCACCAGGAGCAGTTTCGATGACCTTCCAGTTCCACAAGCGCCACATCGCCATCGCGGCGATCGCGGCCATGGGCAGCACCGTGATCGGTGTGGCGCACTCGCAGTCGGGCAGCACGCCCAAGGTGGCGGGCAAGTACCTGGCCGGCGACTTCCACAACCACAGCACCTGCTCTGACGGCGCCGTGTCGATGCAGAAGATGGTGAAGAAGTCGATGGACCGCACGGCCGACACGCCCTGGGGCCTGGACTGGTTCGTGCAGGCCGGCCACGGCGGCACCGGCAACCGCAACTGCACCCTGCCCGAGGACGCCTCGCTGGCCACGCCGGCCTATCCGTTCACCGGCCAGGGCCCGCAGACCACCTGGGAGAGCACCAGCCCGGCCATCAGCCCCAAGGGCCTGGCCTCGGGCAGCAGCCCCAACAAGCAGATGTGGCGCTGGCAGGCCATCCAGGAGTATCAGTACCCGCTGCTCGAGTACCTGGCGGTGCAGCGCAATCAGCCGATCTTTGCCGGTGTCGAATCGGTGGTGACCGGCCACGAGCACACCTCGATGTCGGTGCTGACCGGCCAGCTGCCGGCCGCGGCCTTCACCAAGCCCCTGCCCACCACGCCCGGCTACACCGCCAGCGGCAATGCCAACGCCCTGGCCATGTGGCAGTACTGCTTTGACCGCGGCAACAGCGACACCAGCCGCGGCA contains:
- a CDS encoding copper chaperone PCu(A)C, yielding MLIRRRMLLQRSALGLGAALLPPLARACEFQAETLRVTHPYCHATEPGSTEAVVCMKFDEVIRSDRLVGASTPVARGADVAGALARPTVDFEIPEGQETWLHERGTWLRLTGLRGPLGVGRTYPLTLEFEHGGTLLAQLTVDFPVLRFR
- a CDS encoding PEP-CTERM sorting domain-containing protein; this encodes MAFARSLIAAAALAAAAPAFAVQSVTTTLSFDEPALQGYGVAVGHAYEAEGVLFSDSALVISNDAAGTYYTNAPSMAGVMVVDTFSEASTTLSATSGRAFVEQVSFWYSSTVDLMPAVSVFSSSGQRLAGVGAVANVIDAGCSDSAACAWNKVTISFTGQAQSIVFNGGAGAVAFDNITVSSVPEPESYALMLAGLVGVGFLASRRRA